In the genome of Dermacentor andersoni chromosome 3, qqDerAnde1_hic_scaffold, whole genome shotgun sequence, one region contains:
- the LOC126546292 gene encoding ankyrin repeat and MYND domain-containing protein 2-like, translating into MRDSQQRLSGQRRRSEQHSKMAPPAKGELSDAEKELYKAIQAGDVAEARTLVNRVRIDCLDEHGMTPLQHAAYRGNYDLCKLFLECGADVNSHYHDSGYTALMFAGLAGRADVVSLLLEHGASTTTVNSLGRTAAQMAAFVSNHDVVAIINNFLPREELEYYARPQGLEKEPKLPATLVAPLYQLIVRTNIHPVRVALYLQQKRELIDQSAKVERVLNLLCEKQMKTTSAEPNEMLALKFHHLAFLIRTCCKFVRDRAATSSGNAEGAGKDNKTSGLLEPLIKTWLRGRDEDDFPVLLEKLLRQSVREFPYHECTILQQLVHTLSGVEVGNEPSAISILAEAVRGQKGYDQGASCTACGEPQADKRCSACKSVQYCGAPCQKLHWFTHKRHCARLAEEYQRALAEKAAEEEKEQHAKEEQTSTTEASSNGCPDESTNTQSTSECASATPITTA; encoded by the exons atgcgcGACTCGCAACAGCGCCTCTCAGGGCAACGCCGCCGCAGCGAACAACATTCCAAAATGGCTCCTCCGGCGAAAGGCGAGCTCTCCGACGCCGAGAAAGAGCTGTACAAGGCTATCCAGGCCGGCGATGTGGCCGAGGCGCGAACGCTGGTCAACCGCGTGCGAATCGACTGCCTCGACGAGCACGGGATGACGCCGCTGCAGCACGCCGCGTACCGCGGAAACTACGACCTCTGCAAGCTGTTCCTCGAGTGCGGCGCCGACGTCAATTCGCACTACCACGACTCCGGCTACACGGCGCTCATGTTCGCGGGCCTGGCCGGCCGCGCcgacgtcgtgagcctgctgctCGAGCACGGCGCCTCGACGACCACCGTCAACTCGCTGGGCCGCACGGCGGCGCAGATGGCCGCGTTTGTGAGCAACCACGACGTGGTGGCCATCATCAACAACTTCCTGCCCCGAGAGGAGCTCGAGTACTACGCGCGGCCCCAGGGTCTCGAGAAGGAGCCCAAGCTGCCGGCGACGCTGGTGGCCCCGCTCTACCAGCTCATCGTGCGCACCAACATCCACCCGGTGCGCGTCGCGCTCTACCTGCAGCAGAAGCGCGAGCTGATCGACCAGTCGGCCAAGGTGGAGCGTGTACTGAACCTGCTCTGCGAGAAGCAGATGAAGACCACCAGCGCGGAGCCCAACGAGATGCTGGCGCTCAAGTTCCACCACCTGGCCTTCCTCATCAGGACGTGCTGCAAGTTCGTGCGCGACCGCGCAGCGACGTCCAGTGGCAACGCCGAAGGAGCCGGCAAGGACAACAAGACGTCGGGCCTGCTCGAGCCGCTCATCAAGACGTGGTTGCGCGGCCGCGACGAGGACGACTTCCCCGTGCTCCTGGAGAAACTGCTGAGGCAGTCCGTGCGCGAGTTTCCCTACCACGAGTGCACCATTCTCCAGCAGCTGGTGCACACGCTCTCCGGTGTCGAG GTCGGAAATGAGCCAAGTGCTATCTCCATCTTGGCCGAGGCCGTGCGTGGCCAGAAGGGGTATGACCAGGGAGCCTCGTGCACAGCCTGCGGCGAGCCCCAGGCCGACAAGCGCTGCTCAGCCTGCAAGTCTGTGCAGTACTGCGGAGCCCCCTGCCAGAAGTTGCACTGGTTCACACACAAGCGCCACTGTGCCCGCCTGGCTGAGGAATACCAGAGGGCCCTGGCCGAGAAAGCGGCTGAAGAAGAGAAAGAGCAACATGCGAAGGAAGAACAAACGTCGACGACCGAGGCATCCTCAAATGGCTGCCCCGATGAGTCCACCAACACCCAGTCAACCAGTGAATGTGCGAGTGCCACACCCATAACGACTGCTTGA